The Alteromonas mediterranea DE genome contains the following window.
AGTCCATTGGTTTCATGTTTACCTTTAATCAGTAAATTTGACCGCTCAATAGCTTTGAACTGTGCATAGTTAGCATGATCACTCAAAATGGCAAAAACCTTTTCGATAGGTTTGTTTATGGTTCGTTCTACATGAATTGAAAACACGCGCTATTCCTTTTTTATACATTTTTATTAGCGATATTTTTCGATAATAGCCTAAACGCAATCAAACGTTTACTTAATAAAACTTATCCTTCATTAGCCAACCTGTGAATATAGCAATACCCTTAATTCTATTTTATAGTAGGAAAAACAACAGTGTCGAAAACGGTATAGGAAGTATGGGCACCACTAAAAAGGGATCGCTTATTGTGGTCGGCACAGGTATCAGTGTTGCAGGGCAAATGACCGTTGCCGCAAGAAGCCACATTGAGAATGCCGACATCGTCTTCATGGGTATCATGAATAAAATCGGCGAACATGTGGTAACCAAACTTAACTCTAATAGCGTCTCGCTAGACGACCTTTATGAAGAAGGAAAATCTCGCGCCCTCACCTATTCTCAAATGGCCGACCGAATTGTGCAATCAGTGGTAGAAGGTAACAAGGTTTGCGTTGCTTTTTATGGTCACCCAGGCGTATTTGTCACGCCTTCACATGAAGCTATTCGCCGAGTACAAGAGCTAGGTTTAGAGGCGCAAATGTTGCCTGGCGTTTCCGCCGAAGACTGCTTAATTGCCGATTTGGGCATAGACCCTTCTCGCTATGGCTGCCAGTCATACGAGGCCACCCAATTTCTGTTCCGCGACTACCGCATAGACCCGCACATGACGCAAATTATCTGGCAAATAGGGTTAGCAGGAGAAGCAACGTTAAGCGTGCTAGATGCCAATCACAGCCAATCAGGTCTGGCTATGCTGGCAGATATACTGGCCGAGCATTATCCAAGTGATCACGAGCTCATTATTTATGAAGCAGCGACGCTTCCTCTTTGCGAACCAAAGATAGAAAAAGTCATGCTTCGTGAGCTCGAATTCGCAAAACCCACCTTGGTGTCGACGCTCGTTGTTCCATCGAAGGGAATGCCAGCATACCGACAAGACCGCTTAGCGAAGCTAGGGCTAACAGAACAACAAGTTACTAACTATAGAAACCCAACCCTAAATTAAAAAAGGATAATAAGAAATGGCAAAATCTATACAAGATTTTTTGGTTGAATTAGACACCAACAGCAAGCTAATGGAAGCTTACAAAAGCGACCCTGTGGCAACCGCAAAGAAGTACGGATTACCTGCCGATGAAGTAAAGATTATTGCGGATAAAAACTGGGACGAGCTTTCTAAGCGCTTTGACGACACCAGTAAAACCATTCGCGTTATTAGCTACTAACTAATAGCAACAGAAAAATGAAACGTATTGCCTTGTGTATTGTTAGTGTCATTACCTTATCAATGACACTACCTGCTCGCGCTTTCGAAGAGCCGCAAGACAAGGTTTCACCTCCCACACTTCAACTTGACGGACTTAAAGCACGCATTCAGGAAAACGACCCAAACGTTCAAACTACGTTCGCAGAATTAAATGCATTTTTTGCAGCTCACCCTAATGATGATGGGCATGCACGCTTTTTAAACATCAAGTCCTACTTTCATATTCTAAAGCAAGACTATGTTTCGGCCTACGAAGCATTACTTGAAGCGCGTAAATACGCGACGTCAGGAAAAAACTTGCTAGACATTGCAGAGTCGTATCGCCTAGAAGGGTTGATCCTAGATTTGTCTGGCGAGCATGCCAGTGCATTAGAAGCAATGCATCGGGCTTTAGATATCTACAACGAAGCCGGAAGTGACCGCGTTTTATTGGTTTATAGCGCCATGGGTAACGTCTACATGTCGCTTAAAGACTATGAACTTATGCTTACGTTCGGGCATCAGTATTTGTCTGCAGCCCAGCGTTTTAATAGCAAAGAAGGTGAAGGAACCGCATACTTTTTCCAAGGGTACGCGCAGCGGGCACTCGGTAAATACCAAGATGCTAAAGTTAGCCTGCTATTAGCGGAAAGCCTGCTTCGCGAAGCTGATTATCCTTTTATTGGCATTGTACATAGCGCCATGGCCGAGCTTCACATCGCGCAAGGTAATTTGAGTGAAGCCCTTAAAAAACTCAATCAAGCAGCAGAAGCTGACCGCCAGGTAGGATTCCGGTACAACGAAGGGTCGCACCTTCTTCACTTGGTAGACATTTACCAGCAACAAGGCGAAGTAGAACTTGCTATTACCGAACTTGAAGCCGGGCTTAAAAAAGACATTATTAAAAATGATAAAGCTTTGGTTATCGATGTTTTAAACAAACTTATTCCGCTTTACGAGGAAAAAGGCGATATAGCGGCCGCTCTAGAATACTCGAAACAGTATCAACAAGTATTTAAGCAAAGCTTTAACGAGCAGCAGTCAAGACTGATGGCGCTGCACCGCGTGCGTTTAGCCATTTCTGAAAAAGAAGAAACCATCAAGCTTTTAGAGAAAGACAACCAACTAAAAGAAGAGCGCAATCTTATTCAACAAAAAAAGAATACTCAGCAACTCTATTTTATTGGCTTTGTGATCCTTTCATTAGGGCTGGTAGTTGGTCTATTAGTTAGTGCTCGGCAGCAACGAAAAACTCTCGACACCCTCACTCAAGATTTGCGCAAAGCAACCAAAGCAAAGTCTGATTTCTTGGCCCGTATGAGCCATGAAATTCGCACGCCGTTAAACGCAATTATTGGTCTTACTAAGCTATCCCAGCGCGCCGCTGAAGACAAAGAACAACAAACTAATTTGATACAAATTGAGGGCGCGTCGCAGACACTGCTAAGTATAATTAACGACATTCTCGACTTCTCGAAGATTGAAGCGGGAAAACTGGATATCGAATCGACGCAGTTCAATTTAGACGCGCTGGTAAACCAAACCATTAGG
Protein-coding sequences here:
- a CDS encoding SAM-dependent methyltransferase; amino-acid sequence: MGTTKKGSLIVVGTGISVAGQMTVAARSHIENADIVFMGIMNKIGEHVVTKLNSNSVSLDDLYEEGKSRALTYSQMADRIVQSVVEGNKVCVAFYGHPGVFVTPSHEAIRRVQELGLEAQMLPGVSAEDCLIADLGIDPSRYGCQSYEATQFLFRDYRIDPHMTQIIWQIGLAGEATLSVLDANHSQSGLAMLADILAEHYPSDHELIIYEAATLPLCEPKIEKVMLRELEFAKPTLVSTLVVPSKGMPAYRQDRLAKLGLTEQQVTNYRNPTLN